In a genomic window of Branchiostoma floridae strain S238N-H82 chromosome 19, Bfl_VNyyK, whole genome shotgun sequence:
- the LOC118406797 gene encoding PRELI domain-containing protein 2-like, translating into MVLGLDVFHVFKYPADKVIKTHLSKYPTPKEKFVESITTVEESVDSVSGVEYRKKLATCTNVVPKFLRRLGLLNVPAIILEEESWYYRRQSTAKLSSRMLTWENLAQLREESEFRPSPENPNWTEFRMRGTISITGVGPFGAILEYYAQVFLRGGGKKSIRIMEELLRERYGEGASRSSKPSSNKCILPNTTGQSHHSVS; encoded by the exons ATGGTTTTAGGGCTTGATGTTTTCCACGTCTTTAAATATCCTGCTGATAAAGTCATCAAAACACATCTGTCCAAG TACCCGACTCCCAAGGAGAAATTTGTGGAAAGCATCACAACTGTAGAGGAATCAGTGG ATTCTGTGTCGGGGGTTGAGTACAGAAAAAAGTTGGCAACATGCACCAACGTTGTGCCAAAGTTTTTAAGAAGG CTTGGACTTCTGAACGTCCCAGCTATCATCCTGGAGGAAGAATCATGGTACTATAGAAGACAGAGCACGGCCAAACTGTCGAGCAGGATGCTGACGTGGGAAAACCTGGCACAACTCAGGGAGGAATCTGAATTCAGACCAAGTCCAGAAAACCCGAACTG GACAGAGTTTCGCATGCGTGGAACCATTTCCATCACTGGTGTGGGACCGTTCGGCGCTATACTGGAATATTACGCACAAGTCTTCCTTAGGGGAGGGGGCAAAAAG AGTATTCGGATAATGGAAGAACTTCTGCGCGAAAGATACGGCGAGGGAGCCAGCCGCTCAAGTAAACCATCGTCCAATAAGTGTATTCTCCCTAACACCACTGGCCAATCACATCATTCTGTGTCCTGA
- the LOC118407141 gene encoding G-protein coupled receptor moody-like, translated as MAVSPALLYTFLVIMIAVIAFGIVGNLLVILAVVLCPSLRRRDNIPLASLSVSDVLFTALHPPMWILALLNPEFRLPWGLCVLQSYTTPALWGVSLCHMGCIAVYRFFRVLYRYRFPAMSSTKAVCILVAIAWLVPLLAFIPLHLHPERDVLYDDKLKRCAAVQTNSMLGKIIAALVAMILPYFVGLASYIAICLALRKSKNTMLEHNRRAATPKIKLPPPSLDTPTASTSQKRSSIALEIQEGSLGRGNNVKITLNINLVEDNTDCLPGVPETVHSTTVMTKCTWSKSQQDNLKPEHLDKEGPPQASHTSSTEDDTMSPISLTTSTISDKITPSVSSSSSRGGKETPKEMSPQSERQLMIEPDGASSGNKRRQLRRGKAYIREDHDSNFSTTIHTKPTVHDFTSGDMSRRGSSNTRVLGRIPLKKKPKQRLRLSAAEKEMLKMLVAVFMSYVICNLPMTVMVIAENGDRVPEEAFLVGMLLWAGNAALNPVIYGLMNTRFKQGYREIWNRFTRLLQ; from the exons ATGGCCGTCTCTCCCGCGCTTCTCTACACCTTCCTGGTCATAATGATCG CTGTCATTGCCTTTGGTATCGTCGGGAATCTTCTGGTCATCCTGGCGGTGGTGCTGTGCCCCAGTCTCCGCAGGCGGGACAACATACCCCTGGCGAGCCTCAGCGTCTCGGACGTCCTCTTCACCGCCCTGCATCCCCCCATGTGGATCCTCGCCCTGCTGAACCCTGAGTTCCGGCTCCCCTGGGGTTTGTGTGTGCTCCAATCCTACACCACTCCGGCCCTGTGGGGCGTGTCACTCTGCCACATGGGGTGCATCGCCGTGTACCGGTTCTTCCGGGTTCTCTATCGCTACCGCTTTCCCGCCATGAGCTCCACCAAGGCCGTCTGCATCCTTGTCGCCATCGCCTGGCTGGTGCCTCTTCTCGCCTTCATCCCACTCCACCTGCATCCGGAACGAGACGTCTTGTACGACGACAAGCTGAAGCGCTGCGCGGCCGTGCAGACCAACAGTATGCTGGGCAAGATCATAGCTGCGCTGGTGGCGATGATCCTCCCGTACTTCGTCGGTCTGGCATCTTACATTGCGATTTGCCTGGCGCTGCGCAAGAGCAAGAACACCATGCTGGAGCACAATCGACGCGCGGCGACTCCGAAAATCAAGCTCCCGCCACCTTCGCTCGACACCCCGACAGCAAGCACGAGTCAAAAGCGGTCCTCCATCGCCCTGGAGATACAAGAAGGCAGCCTGGGAAGAGGAAACAACGTGAAGATTACCTTAAACATAAATCTGGTGGAAGATAACACAGACTGTCTACCGGGGGTGCCAGAAACCGTACACTCCACCACGGTCATGACGAAGTGCACCTGGAGCAAGAGTCAACAGGACAACCTGAAGCCTGAACATCTGGACAAAGAGGGGCCGCCACAGGCGAGTCATACGTCTTCTACTGAAGACGACACCATGAGTCCCATCAGCCTGACGACATCTACCATCAGCGACAAGATAACACCAtcagtgtcatcatcatcatcgagaGGAGGGAAAGAGACACCCAAGGAGATGTCGCCCCAATCCGAACGGCAACTGATGATTGAACCCGATGGGGCAAGCAGTGGGAACAAGAGGCGGCAGCTGCGCCGAGGGAAAGCGTACATCCGCGAAGACCACGACAGCAACTTCAGCACGACCATTCACACCAAACCCACGGTCCACGACTTCACTTCCGGCGATATGTCGAGAAGAGGAAGCTCCAACACAAGAGTACTTGGCAGGATTCCACTGAAGAAGAAACCGAAGCAACGACTTCGTCTCTCCGCAGCCGAAAAGGAGATGTTGAAGATGCTGGTGGCTGTCTTCATGAGCTACGTCATCTGCAATCTGCCAATGACGGTGATGGTCATCGCAGAGAACGGCGACCGCGTTCCCGAGGAGGCCTTCCTGGTGGGGATGCTGCTGTGGGCCGGAAACGCCGCCTTAAACCCGGTCATCTATGGCCTCATGAACACGAGATTCAAGCAAGGATACAGAGAGATCTGGAACAGATTCACAAGACTCTTGCAGTAG